From one Nothobranchius furzeri strain GRZ-AD chromosome 2, NfurGRZ-RIMD1, whole genome shotgun sequence genomic stretch:
- the LOC139066322 gene encoding E3 SUMO-protein ligase ZBED1-like, with translation MTTRKMEEAETNNISLGERRDNTPRQIFNAPGKQKSKVWTVFGFYKMAGKLDRSHAICKLCRASLTYSGSTTNLDQHAKRKHGEEYGEFTEQKRAGTSGKQARTENAIPTFFQRLGQNSARAREITASITRFIAKGLCPYNIVEWEGFQDLIHTLEPRYKIPSRNHITNTCMPALYAQVKSQVEEKLAKAERVAITTDAWTSCATESYVTITAQHIAPDWELHVYVLQTRAFKGSHTGKNVGALLKQACVDWKILDKEPALVTDNATNMVLAGVEAEMTPHLMCFAHTINLATQKAFKMDTVARLLGKVRRVVGFFHRSVRAAEILQDKQKQLALPTHKLIQDVSTRWNSTQIMLERVLEQQPAISAALMSRDLRRGEELNTLKDKDFCDVEDIVKLMVPVKLVTISMCEDKRPTLSVISPVREKLKKTFEAADEDSVVIREMKQAFREDLEKRYTGLEDLFHTAAALDPRFKSLPFLTDHDAERTFANITAKATSLHNKALATGDPVHGGPLQTTPCQTEPALGELGIRIDAPQTQHEPEDDLPPFKKKKISALDQLLGKDFEVRMAATSVRDKASEEVKRYRERASLPLEENPLQWWKEQQDLPLLSSLAKRYLCIPATSVASERVFSTAGDIVSTKRSLLKHEHVDQLIFLKKNLPSKKKKNNSDQE, from the exons atGACAACACGAAAAATGGAGGAGGCGGAGACCAACAACATTAGCCTGGGCGAAAGACGTGATAATACACCGAGACAGATTTTCAACGCACCGGGAAAACAAAAATCCAAGGTTTGGACAGTGTTTGGGTTTTATAAGATGGCGGGGAAGCTCGACAGAAGCCATGCTATTTGTAAACTTTGTAGAGCCTCGTTGACCTACTCCGGGAGCACTACAAATCTGGACCAGCATGCAAAGAGAAAACACGGTGAAGAGTACGGTGAGTTTACCGAGCAGAAGCGTGCAGGAACCAGTGGCAAACAGGCAAGGACGGAGAACGCCATTCCTACTTTTTTCCAGCGACTTGGTCAAAACTCAGCACGCGCTAGGGAAATCACGGCATCAATAACACGTTTTATTGCCAAAGGATTATGTCCTTACAATATTGTCGAGTGGGAAGGATTTCAAGATTTGATTCATACATTAGAGCCCAGATATAAGATACCGTCCCGAAATCATATCACCAACACGTGTATGCCAGCGCTGTATGCCCAGGTTAAGAGCCAAGTtgaagaaaaactggcaaaagcaGAAAGAGTGGCAATAACTACTGATGCTTGGACGTCATGTGCGACGGAGTCATATGTGACCATCACAGCCCAACACATCGCTCCGGATTGGGAGTTACATGTTTACGTCTTACAGACCCGGGCATTCAAAGGATCCCACACTGGGAAGAATGTAGGTGCTCTGCTGAAACAGGCATGTGTTGACTGGAAGATTCTAGATAAAGAGCCAGCCCTGGTGACTGACAACGCCACAAACATGGTTTTAGCTGGCGTGGAAGCAGAAATGACTCCTCACCTCATGTGCTTTGCACACACTATAAATCTGGCCACACAGAAAGCCTTCAAAATGGACACAGTAGCAAGGTTGCTGGGAAAGGTGAGAAGAGTGGTTGGCTTTTTTCACCGCAGTGTCAGGGCAGCAGAAATTCTACAAGACAAACAGAAACAACTTGCTTTGCCTACCCACAAACTCATCCAAGACGTGTCCACCCGGTGGAATAGTACCCAGATTATGCTTGAACGGGTACTCGAACAACAGCCTGCCATCTCTGCTGCACTCATGTCCAGGGATCTCAGAAGAGGAGAAGAGCTTAACACTCTGAAGGACAAAGACTTCTGTGATGTTGAAGACATTGTGAAGCTGATGGTGCCAGTCAAACTTGTGACGATCAGCATGTGTGAAGACAAGCGGCCCACACTCTCAGTGATTTCCCCTGTCAGAGAAAAGCTTAAAAAGACATTTGAAGCAGCAGATGAAGACTCGGTAGTAATCAGAGAGATGAAACAAGCATTCAGAGAGGACTTGGAGAAGCGCTACACTGGCCTGGAGGATCTGTTCCACACTGCAGCAGCTCTGGATCCCCGCTTCAAGTCTCTGCCCTTCCTGACGGACCATGATGCTGAGCGGACGTTCGCAAACATAACAGCAAAAGCTACATCCCTGCATAACAAG GCTTTGGCAACAGGGGATCCAGTCCATGGAGGCCCACTGCAGACCACTCCATGCCAGACTGAACCTGCCCTTGGAGAGCTGGGCATCAGGATTGATGCCCCTCAGACCCAACATGAGCCAGAAG atgatcTCCCTCCtttcaaaaagaagaaaatatctgccTTGGACCAGCTGTTGGGAAAAGACTTTGAAGTGAGGATGGCGGCTACATCTGTGAGAGACAAGGCCAGTGAAGAAGTCAAAAGGTACAGAGAGCGTGCTTCATTGCCTCTGGAAGAAAATCCTCTACAGTGgtggaaagagcagcaggacttGCCACTGCTGTCATCTCTTGCTAAAAGATACCTCTGCATCCCAGCCACTAGTGTGGCCTCTGAACGGGTGTTCAGTACTGCTGGAGATATTGTTTCCACAAAACGCAGCCTACTCAAACATGAGCATGTGGATCAGCTCATTTTCCTGAAGAAAAATCtgccctccaaaaaaaaaaaaaacaacagtgatCAGGAGTAA